A genomic segment from Anas platyrhynchos isolate ZD024472 breed Pekin duck chromosome 5, IASCAAS_PekinDuck_T2T, whole genome shotgun sequence encodes:
- the BATF gene encoding basic leucine zipper transcriptional factor ATF-like, whose translation MPHSSDSSDSSSSSQSPPPSKQDSSDDMRKVQRREKNRIAAQKSRLRQTQKADTLHLESEDLERQNAALRREIRQLTEEMKHFTSVLSSHEPLCSILASPPPPPPEVLYATHSFHQPHISSPRFQH comes from the exons ATGCCCCACAGCTCCGACAGCAGCgactccagcagctccagccagtCTCCCCCTCCCAGCAAGCAG GACTCTTCCGATGACATGAGgaaagtccagaggagggagaagaacCGCATTGCTGCCCAGAAGAGCCGCCTGCGGCAGACCCAGAAAGCAGACACGCTGCACTTG GAGAGCGAAGACCTGGAGAGGCAAAACGCGGCCCTGCGCCGGGAGATCCGGCAGCTGACGGAGGAGATGAAGCACTTCACCTCGGTGCTGAGCTCCCACGAACCGCTCTGCTCCATCCTGGCGTCGCCCCCGCCGCCACCCCCAGAGGTGCTTTACGCCACGCACTCCTTCCACCAGCCCCACATCAGCTCCCCGCGCTTCCAGCACTGA
- the JDP2 gene encoding jun dimerization protein 2 has protein sequence MMPGQIPDPSLTAGALPGLGPLTGLPGTALTAEELKYADIRNIGAMISPLHFLEVKLGKRPQPVKSELDEEEERRKRRREKNKVAAARCRNKKKERTEFLQRESERLELMNAELKAQIEELKQERQQLILMLNRHRPTCIVRTDSIKTPESEANPLLEQLEKK, from the exons ATGATGCCAGGGCAGATCCCCGACCCGTCGCTGACGGCCGGCGCGCTGCCTGGGCTCGGCCCCTTGACGGGACTGCCTGGCACCGCCCTGACCGCCGAGGAGCTGAAGTACGCCGACATCCGCAACATCGGGGCCATGATCTCGCCGCTCCACTTCCTGGAGGTGAAGCTTGGGAAGAGGCCCCAGCCCGTGAAAAGTGAg CTtgatgaggaagaggagaggaggaaaaggcGCCGGGAGAAAAACAAGGTAGCAGCAGCGCGATGTCGTAACAAGAAGAAGGAGAGGACAGAGTTCCTGCAGCGG GAGTCGGAGCGTCTGGAGCTCATGAACGCGGAGCTGAAGGCCCAGATAGAAGAGCTGAAACAAGAGAGGCAGCAGCTGATCCTGATGCTCAACCGGCACCGTCCGACCTGCATTGTGCGGACAGACAGCATCAAGACACCTGAGAGCGAAGCCAACCCGCTGCTGGAGCAGCTAGAGAAGAAGTGA